The following nucleotide sequence is from Gemmatimonadota bacterium.
TGAAAGCATCGGCATTTCACCTGACGCCTGGACAGATTGGTCCGGACAGACGCATTCTGCAAGCCGAAGGGCACGGTGATGCGACATTCAAGCTATACTGGAACAGCATTGATGACAACTATCTCGATCTGTTTGGATTGTCCATTGCATCGGGCAGGAGCCTTGTTGGTATGCCCTTCTTTCGCCAAATCGACGAAAACAAATGGGAAACGTTCGCGCTGATCAATGAGACAGCCGCACGGGAACTCGGATGGGACGATCCCATGGGTAAGTCTCTTTTTTCTTCTAATGGTCGGATTCAGACCCAGGTAATCGGCGTGGTTAAAGATTACCACAACCAGTCGCTGCACCACGGCATTGCACCCATGATATTGGAAAACTCCCCCAGTTTGAGCCGAGTTGCCGTACGCCTGGCACCCGGCGATTTGAGGACACAACTCGCCACACTGGAAAGCGTGTGGAAGCAGTTTTTGCCGGACCGGCCTTTTGAGTATCAATTCTTCGACCAGGCACTCGATGCGTATTACCAGTCAGAAATAACGCTACAAAAAGTGTGCGGGATTTTTGCCGCGTTGTCCATCTTTATCAGTTGTTTGGGAATGCTCGGATTGATCGCGTTTGCCACACAACAGCGCACCAAAGAAATCGGCATTCGCAAAGTCCTCGGTGCTACAGAGGGCAAGATCGTTCTATTGCTAACCCGCAATTTCCTGTGGCTAACTATCATAGCCAACGTAATCGGATGGCCAGTGGCGTACTATCTCATGTCCTCCTGGCTCAATGATTTCGCCTACCGCATCAACCTGGAGCCACTCATGTTCATTGCTACAGGGCTATTGACGCTGGGGATTGTGCTCGTCACAGTGGGCGGACAAGCCTGGCGTGCGGCCTGCGCCAATCCGGTTGACGCGCTGCGGGATGAGTAGCGAACGCATTTTTTTATCCACAGGCTCGACTCAAAAAAGGAGATGATAAAATGTATAAAGCAATCAACATATTTGTTCTTCTTCTCGTCTTTGCACCATTGAATACCGCATTTGCCACTGAGTCAGCGGAAACGGTTTTTAATCAAGGGATCGATTATCTCTACGAAGGCGAATGGGAAAAAGCTGGCACATCATTCAAAAAAGCCATCGAAATAGATCCAAATTTTCAAAAAGCCCATGAATATTACCAGAATGTCGAGTTCTTTTTCTTTGAAAGAAAGGAAGAAATACGCACCGAATACAGAGAACGGATCAAAAAAGACCCCCAAAATGCTGTTCTATATGTTCTCTTAGCCCGTATTCTTGATCGGAATTCTGACGAAAGAATTGAACTACTGGAGCAAGCAATAGCTGTAGATTCGACCTTTACGCCCGCTTATACTCAGTTGCTCTTTGCATACCATCCGAATTACGAAAAAGCTCAAGATATTCTTTCAAAGGGATTAAAAATCCAGCCCCATTCAATCGAATTGCTTGACGCACAAGCAGGGTTGTTTGCCTCTATGGGAGAACCTGAACGCGCACAAGACCTATCTCGCGAAATCATCACTTCATATCCAGATTCAATCGACGCCTGCTGGGCTTATCGCGCACTTGCGGAGTCAGAAGAAGACGAGAAAAAAAGAATAGAATTGCTGGAAAAGACGATGACTTTAATGGAACAAACGGATTTCGCCTTTTCTGATGTGTATTTGGATTTGTATATCCTGTACGAAAAAATAGATCCTCAAAAAGCTATAGCCCTGGCCAAAAAAGTAACACAAATTCGTCCTCCTTTCTATGATCGCCGGGCACCATTCGAAGCATACCGTTTTCTCTATCACTACTGGATCAAATCGGATACAACCAAAGCAATAGATGTAGCAGTCCAGGCTTTGAATTCCAATTCAAGTAACCACAACATCTATTCATATTTGGGCTTTCAACTCATACAAATAGAGAGAGATATACCATTAGCAATCCAGTTGCTCAATAAGGCTAAAAAATTCGATGGTCCGGACCAGTTGTGGGGACGTACTGTTTTGGGAGATACCCCACGCAGCCAAAGCGGATATTCAAAGATCTGTGAAGAGTTGGACGCGTATTATGAAAGTTTGCTTGGACGTGCCAAATTTGTCAAAAAAGACTACACGGAAGCGATTCAGCATTTGTCATCAGCAATTGGTAAAATTGGAGATTCCGCTTTAGATGCTGAAGGCTATTTCTGGTTGGGCAGAGCATACGAAAAGATAGAAAAATGGGATAATGCAATGGTCGCATACGCAAATAGTTTGGCAGAAAGAGAAGATAAGAATGTGCGTAAGTTTGCCGAGCGTCTGGGAAGCCAAATTACCGGGCTAAAAACATCTGTTCCTGAAAAAGAAGTCGTCACTATTGATGAACTGATCTCGGAAGCACAGATTAAAAAAAGTATGCCTGCGCCAGATTTTCAGGCAGAGATCCTTGAGGGTAAAAAAGTCTCTTTGTCAGACTATCAAGGCAAAGTTCTAATACTTGACTTTTGGGCTACGTGGTGTGGACCCTGTTTAGCAGAATTGCCATATTTTCAAGAGTTAGTGAACCTTTATAAGAACGATCCATCCGTTGCTTTTCTCACAATTAGTCAGGATCGATCCAAAGATGTCGCCCGAAAATTCATTGAGCAAAAGGGTTACACATTTCCCGTTATTTTTGATACGGGTATCGGCCAACTTTTCGAAGTTGAAGGCATTCCCCTCTTAATAGTTATTGATAAAGAAGGAAAAATACGATACAAGCATTTTGGATTTGACCCCAACAATGTTGACTTCGTCCAACTGATGAAGAAAGAGATACAGATCGTCCTGATGAAATAACCCGGTCGCTTATTGATGCAATACAGAGAGTTGAGCAAGAAGGATACCCAATGGAACACACATCAATACACCAGACCACTCTAAGAAACGATGCGACGTATGGACTTGGAGAAATCGCGCTTCAACATCCACCCGAAACGTCTCCTATTACCCCAGCCACTCGTATCTCAATCGAGGCAATCGGCGTACACAAACACCTGCTTCACGGCATAGGAATCGATTGGGGATGCGGCGGCGGATGTCTCACCATCGCTGCCAGTCGGATTTCTGAAGTACGCCGCGTGGTTGGATTCGACATCTCCGAAGAAGATGTGGCGACAGCCGGCGAGAACGCGCGATTGAACAGAGCCGAAGCCAAGACCAAATTCATGCGCTCTGACTCCTTCGATCCGTTTTCCGACACAGACCGCCGCGAACTGGAGAATCTAAAAGGAAAAGTGAATTTTATCCTGGCCAACCCACCATCCAGCGAGAACGATGACGGATTCGAGTACAGAAGAATCGTTCTGCGCGGTGCCAGAGACTTCCTGATAAGCGGAGGTTGTGTATTCCTCAGCATCTCCTATCAATACGGCATGCCGCGGATTACCAATTTGGAGAAAGACGTCCCAGGATTCCGTCACGAAGGCGTTCTGGCGACCACAGATTGTGTCCCATTTGATCTTGCGCGACCCGACCTGATGCACTGTTTGGAATCATACGCGCTTGAAGAAGACAGAGGCGGCCTCGAATACACCTTCTGCAACCCATTGCAACCATCTGAAAGTCTGGACGCTCGAGCCTCTTTGAAGCTGTTCAATCAAACGCAACACAGCCCCTTGTCGAGATGGCAAACTCATCTATTCAGATATTCTTAGAGACAGTAAGAATCCTGAAGATCGAAATGACTATGTCAAAAAATATAAATATTGAACTGTTAGTCCCAGACCAGATAGATAATGTCCTTTCACTGTCACAACGGCTAAACATTGACTCTATACCCTGTTCATACTGGGGGCTGGATAGCGATAGGGTTTCAGAATTGATAGATAGACCCAATAGAACACGAGTTGCTTTGAAGAAAAACGTGCTCGTGGGTATAGGTACAGTGTCTCAGGGGAACTTATATCAAAGGCATTTAGCTGAAATCAGTGTTGCTGTTTGTCCCAATTACCGTCAGCAAGGTATCGCGAAAATGTTAATCAGTGCTTTGGAAGATGACGCAAAGGCTATAGGCGTGGAAATGATTAAAGCACTTATCTGGACAGAAAATTTGCCTTCCAAGCAGCTTTTTGAATCATTGGGCTATGAACATCGAACAACGCTATATGCCGAATTTAAGAGTCAGGATTTTGGCGAGATGGATAGTTGTGTGTATTACAAAAGGTTAGCCTATCGTGGATAAGATCGAATGGCACACCACATTTCAGTCTTAGAAGAAGGTCAATTAATAGAGGAAGGCAGCCACGAGGGTCTGGTGGCATTAAAAGGAAAATACGCCGAGATGTTTGATATCCAGGCTAAGAGTTATCGTTGAAGGAAATTTCTGTGACAAAGTAAAAAAAATAATATTCTCACGATTCAGGATGGGAGTTCAAAATGGTTTTGAGTTATCTTCGCACATCTTTCCGAAATCTTCTCCGGCACCATCTTTACACGCTCGTCAACATCCTTGGCCTTGCCGTGGGGATGGCAGCTTGTATCCTCGTCAGCCTGTTTTTGCAGCATGAGTTCAGCTATGATGCCTATCATCATAACATAGACCGCATTCATCGGGTACTAAGGCTTCGACACCCATTAGGTAGCGGCCTCTCATATTACGCACTCGGCACTCAGGACAGGGCTGGCCCCACACTTATCGATGAATTGCCCGAAATTGAGGATATGACCCGCTTCGTCACGCGGCCCATGTGGGCTGGTCTTGAAGGTCGCGGCTTCGATGTGCGTGGAACTATGGCCGATTCCAATTTTCTGCGCTTTTTCACCTTTCCATTAATCGATGGCAGCCAACCACCCCAATTAGCACCTGGATCCGTCTATATCACCGAAAGTTTTGCACAAAAGCTCTTTGGCTCCTTAGACGTTATCGGTCAAACGCTCAAGATTTACTACAAATGGGTAGAAGGCGACTTTTACATCGGCGGTATTCTTCGCGACCAGCCAGTTGCCACATCGGGTGAGTTTGTGTTTGACCTGTTAATCAATCATGAAGGGACCACCGCGCCTGGAAATCCTCCTTGGAATCGAAAGTGGTCTTCCAAAACTGGACTCCTCGTTCTGAGAACCTTTGTTAGGCTCGCGCCTGATGTTCCCCTGCCATCTATTCGTTCCAAGCTCCATGATTTTGCACATCGTCATCTGGGCAATGGTGCAGATCCGCGTGACACCTACGACCTTATGCCCTTGCGTCGTCAGCATTTGCATGCCCGACGCGATTTCCAATTGCAGATGGATGGATGGGACCAGCAGGCCGGTCTTGTTTTAGGAGACATCAACCGCTGCTATACTTTTGGCCTTGTAGGGACAATCATTTTGACACTCGCCTGTGTCAACTTCGTAAATCTATCCACAGCACGGGGATCGAACCGCGCCCTGGAAGTTGGTGTGCGCAAGGCCGTAGGATCCACACGCGCCCAGCTTGTCGTCCAGTTTCTCGGAGAGACTGTTCTCCTTGCCGGGATATCGGCTATTTTGGCACTCGCCATTGTCGAACTTACACTTCCCATAGTGAATAGCATACTAATTTCTTCTTTTCAGCTAAGTGCCTGGTCCATCGTCGGTACTGCATTACTCGCGCTCTTTGTCGGCCTAACTGCTGGTGCATATCCAGCAATGTTCTTATCATCTTTTGCCGCTGTGCAAGTTCTAAAGGGATCAGGACAGAAAACCGGCGGGC
It contains:
- a CDS encoding FtsX-like permease family protein, whose product is MVLSYLRTSFRNLLRHHLYTLVNILGLAVGMAACILVSLFLQHEFSYDAYHHNIDRIHRVLRLRHPLGSGLSYYALGTQDRAGPTLIDELPEIEDMTRFVTRPMWAGLEGRGFDVRGTMADSNFLRFFTFPLIDGSQPPQLAPGSVYITESFAQKLFGSLDVIGQTLKIYYKWVEGDFYIGGILRDQPVATSGEFVFDLLINHEGTTAPGNPPWNRKWSSKTGLLVLRTFVRLAPDVPLPSIRSKLHDFAHRHLGNGADPRDTYDLMPLRRQHLHARRDFQLQMDGWDQQAGLVLGDINRCYTFGLVGTIILTLACVNFVNLSTARGSNRALEVGVRKAVGSTRAQLVVQFLGETVLLAGISAILALAIVELTLPIVNSILISSFQLSAWSIVGTALLALFVGLTAGAYPAMFLSSFAAVQVLKGSGQKTGGRSQLRRSLVTFQFAISVALVIGTLIAWQQTNYIRTRDLGFTKEGLITIPLLKEDQRLREHFESIRDHFETGPDVLGATVSLFPPGAENTFDRVTIRLLDPPDSISVHILPVDHKFTKVYDIPILEGRPLALTDKGQLNLLLNETAAQALGGAKPGTVLHFWGRDYTVVGIFKDFHNSSLHNPVRPL
- a CDS encoding methyltransferase — encoded protein: MEHTSIHQTTLRNDATYGLGEIALQHPPETSPITPATRISIEAIGVHKHLLHGIGIDWGCGGGCLTIAASRISEVRRVVGFDISEEDVATAGENARLNRAEAKTKFMRSDSFDPFSDTDRRELENLKGKVNFILANPPSSENDDGFEYRRIVLRGARDFLISGGCVFLSISYQYGMPRITNLEKDVPGFRHEGVLATTDCVPFDLARPDLMHCLESYALEEDRGGLEYTFCNPLQPSESLDARASLKLFNQTQHSPLSRWQTHLFRYS
- a CDS encoding GNAT family N-acetyltransferase, encoding MANSSIQIFLETVRILKIEMTMSKNINIELLVPDQIDNVLSLSQRLNIDSIPCSYWGLDSDRVSELIDRPNRTRVALKKNVLVGIGTVSQGNLYQRHLAEISVAVCPNYRQQGIAKMLISALEDDAKAIGVEMIKALIWTENLPSKQLFESLGYEHRTTLYAEFKSQDFGEMDSCVYYKRLAYRG
- a CDS encoding redoxin domain-containing protein yields the protein MYKAINIFVLLLVFAPLNTAFATESAETVFNQGIDYLYEGEWEKAGTSFKKAIEIDPNFQKAHEYYQNVEFFFFERKEEIRTEYRERIKKDPQNAVLYVLLARILDRNSDERIELLEQAIAVDSTFTPAYTQLLFAYHPNYEKAQDILSKGLKIQPHSIELLDAQAGLFASMGEPERAQDLSREIITSYPDSIDACWAYRALAESEEDEKKRIELLEKTMTLMEQTDFAFSDVYLDLYILYEKIDPQKAIALAKKVTQIRPPFYDRRAPFEAYRFLYHYWIKSDTTKAIDVAVQALNSNSSNHNIYSYLGFQLIQIERDIPLAIQLLNKAKKFDGPDQLWGRTVLGDTPRSQSGYSKICEELDAYYESLLGRAKFVKKDYTEAIQHLSSAIGKIGDSALDAEGYFWLGRAYEKIEKWDNAMVAYANSLAEREDKNVRKFAERLGSQITGLKTSVPEKEVVTIDELISEAQIKKSMPAPDFQAEILEGKKVSLSDYQGKVLILDFWATWCGPCLAELPYFQELVNLYKNDPSVAFLTISQDRSKDVARKFIEQKGYTFPVIFDTGIGQLFEVEGIPLLIVIDKEGKIRYKHFGFDPNNVDFVQLMKKEIQIVLMK